A region of Phyllostomus discolor isolate MPI-MPIP mPhyDis1 chromosome 15, mPhyDis1.pri.v3, whole genome shotgun sequence DNA encodes the following proteins:
- the PTPN7 gene encoding tyrosine-protein phosphatase non-receptor type 7 isoform X2, which produces MPLSCPQRLHTVRCRSRARQTSRLSEPPPGPAAPSMVQACGGRSGAQPTAWSLGAAMTQPPPAKAPAKKHVRLQERRGSSVALVLDVRSLGAVEPICSVSTPREVTLHFLRTAGRPLTRWALQHQPPSPQQLEEEFLIPPNFVNPEDLDIPGHASKDRYKTILPNPQSRVRLGRAQSREDGDYINANYIRGYDGQEKVYIATQGPMPNTVSDFWEMVWQEGASLIVMLTQLRESKEKCVHYWPTEEDTYGPFRIRVQEERELPEYSVRRLSIQHQEQCRSVRHILFSAWPDHQTPESAGPLLRLVAEVEDSLETAAGAGPVVVHCSAGIGRTGCFIATRIGCQQLRARGEVDILGIVCQLRLDRGGMIQTAEQYQFLHHTLALYAAQLPGEPGP; this is translated from the exons atgcccctctcctgcccccagcgTCTCCACACCGTGCGCTGTCGCTCAAGGGCTCG GCAGACCTCACGGCTGAGTGAGCCTCCCCcgggcccagcagcccccagcaTGGTCCAGGCCTGTGGGGGGCGCTCCGGAGCACAGCCGACAGCCTGGTCTTTGGGGGCAGCCATGACCCAGCCTCCACCCGCCAAGGCGCCGGCCAAGAAGCACGTGCGGCTGCAGGAGAG GCGGGGCTCCAGCGTGGCCCTGGTGCTGGACGTGCGCTCGCTGGGCGCCGTGGAGCCCATCTGCTCGGTGAGCACGCCGCGGGAGGTCACGCTGCACTTCCTGCGCACCGCCGGCCGGCCCCTCACCCGCTGGGCCCTGCAGCACCAGCCCCCCAGCCcgcagcagctggaggaggagttCTTG ATCCCCCCAAACTTTGTCAACCCGGAAGACCTGGACATCCCCGGCCACGCCTCCAAGGACCGCTACAAGACCATCCTGCCCA ATCCGCAGAGCCGCGTGCGTCTTGGCCGCGCCCAGAGCCGGGAGGACGGGGACTACATCAACGCCAACTACATCCGC ggctACGACGGGCAGGAGAAGGTCTACATCGCCACGCAGGGCCCTATGCCCAACACGGTGTCGGACTTCTGGGAGATGGTGTGGCAGGAAGGCGCCTCGCTCATCGTCATGCTCACTCAGCTCCGGGAGAGCAAGGAG AAATGCGTCCACTACTGGCCCACGGAGGAGGACACGTACGGGCCCTTCCGGATCCGCgtccaggaggagagagagctccCGGAATACTCTGTGCGGCGGCTCAGCATCCAG CACCAGGAGCAGTGCCGGTCGGTGAGGCACATCCTCTTCTCAGCCTGGCCTGACCACCAGACCCCGGAGTCCGCGGGGCCGCTGCTGCGCCTGGTGGCCGAGGTGGAGGATAGCCTGGAGACAGCAGCCGGCGCGGGGCCCGTCGTGGTCCACTGCAG TGCAGGCATTGGCCGGACCGGCTGCTTCATCGCCACCCGGATAGGCTGCCAGCAGCTGAGGGCCCGAGGGGAAGTGGACATCCTGGGCATCGTGTGCCAACTGCGTCTGGACAG GGGGGGCATGATCCAGACGGCGGAACAGTACCAGTTTCTGCACCACACCCTGGCCCTGTACGCCGCACAGCTGCCGGGGGAGCCCGGCCCCTGA
- the PTPN7 gene encoding tyrosine-protein phosphatase non-receptor type 7 isoform X3 gives MVQACGGRSGAQPTAWSLGAAMTQPPPAKAPAKKHVRLQERRGSSVALVLDVRSLGAVEPICSVSTPREVTLHFLRTAGRPLTRWALQHQPPSPQQLEEEFLKIPPNFVNPEDLDIPGHASKDRYKTILPNPQSRVRLGRAQSREDGDYINANYIRGYDGQEKVYIATQGPMPNTVSDFWEMVWQEGASLIVMLTQLRESKEKCVHYWPTEEDTYGPFRIRVQEERELPEYSVRRLSIQHQEQCRSVRHILFSAWPDHQTPESAGPLLRLVAEVEDSLETAAGAGPVVVHCSAGIGRTGCFIATRIGCQQLRARGEVDILGIVCQLRLDRGGMIQTAEQYQFLHHTLALYAAQLPGEPGP, from the exons aTGGTCCAGGCCTGTGGGGGGCGCTCCGGAGCACAGCCGACAGCCTGGTCTTTGGGGGCAGCCATGACCCAGCCTCCACCCGCCAAGGCGCCGGCCAAGAAGCACGTGCGGCTGCAGGAGAG GCGGGGCTCCAGCGTGGCCCTGGTGCTGGACGTGCGCTCGCTGGGCGCCGTGGAGCCCATCTGCTCGGTGAGCACGCCGCGGGAGGTCACGCTGCACTTCCTGCGCACCGCCGGCCGGCCCCTCACCCGCTGGGCCCTGCAGCACCAGCCCCCCAGCCcgcagcagctggaggaggagttCTTG AAGATCCCCCCAAACTTTGTCAACCCGGAAGACCTGGACATCCCCGGCCACGCCTCCAAGGACCGCTACAAGACCATCCTGCCCA ATCCGCAGAGCCGCGTGCGTCTTGGCCGCGCCCAGAGCCGGGAGGACGGGGACTACATCAACGCCAACTACATCCGC ggctACGACGGGCAGGAGAAGGTCTACATCGCCACGCAGGGCCCTATGCCCAACACGGTGTCGGACTTCTGGGAGATGGTGTGGCAGGAAGGCGCCTCGCTCATCGTCATGCTCACTCAGCTCCGGGAGAGCAAGGAG AAATGCGTCCACTACTGGCCCACGGAGGAGGACACGTACGGGCCCTTCCGGATCCGCgtccaggaggagagagagctccCGGAATACTCTGTGCGGCGGCTCAGCATCCAG CACCAGGAGCAGTGCCGGTCGGTGAGGCACATCCTCTTCTCAGCCTGGCCTGACCACCAGACCCCGGAGTCCGCGGGGCCGCTGCTGCGCCTGGTGGCCGAGGTGGAGGATAGCCTGGAGACAGCAGCCGGCGCGGGGCCCGTCGTGGTCCACTGCAG TGCAGGCATTGGCCGGACCGGCTGCTTCATCGCCACCCGGATAGGCTGCCAGCAGCTGAGGGCCCGAGGGGAAGTGGACATCCTGGGCATCGTGTGCCAACTGCGTCTGGACAG GGGGGGCATGATCCAGACGGCGGAACAGTACCAGTTTCTGCACCACACCCTGGCCCTGTACGCCGCACAGCTGCCGGGGGAGCCCGGCCCCTGA
- the PTPN7 gene encoding tyrosine-protein phosphatase non-receptor type 7 isoform X1, with amino-acid sequence MPLSCPQRLHTVRCRSRARQTSRLSEPPPGPAAPSMVQACGGRSGAQPTAWSLGAAMTQPPPAKAPAKKHVRLQERRGSSVALVLDVRSLGAVEPICSVSTPREVTLHFLRTAGRPLTRWALQHQPPSPQQLEEEFLKIPPNFVNPEDLDIPGHASKDRYKTILPNPQSRVRLGRAQSREDGDYINANYIRGYDGQEKVYIATQGPMPNTVSDFWEMVWQEGASLIVMLTQLRESKEKCVHYWPTEEDTYGPFRIRVQEERELPEYSVRRLSIQHQEQCRSVRHILFSAWPDHQTPESAGPLLRLVAEVEDSLETAAGAGPVVVHCSAGIGRTGCFIATRIGCQQLRARGEVDILGIVCQLRLDRGGMIQTAEQYQFLHHTLALYAAQLPGEPGP; translated from the exons atgcccctctcctgcccccagcgTCTCCACACCGTGCGCTGTCGCTCAAGGGCTCG GCAGACCTCACGGCTGAGTGAGCCTCCCCcgggcccagcagcccccagcaTGGTCCAGGCCTGTGGGGGGCGCTCCGGAGCACAGCCGACAGCCTGGTCTTTGGGGGCAGCCATGACCCAGCCTCCACCCGCCAAGGCGCCGGCCAAGAAGCACGTGCGGCTGCAGGAGAG GCGGGGCTCCAGCGTGGCCCTGGTGCTGGACGTGCGCTCGCTGGGCGCCGTGGAGCCCATCTGCTCGGTGAGCACGCCGCGGGAGGTCACGCTGCACTTCCTGCGCACCGCCGGCCGGCCCCTCACCCGCTGGGCCCTGCAGCACCAGCCCCCCAGCCcgcagcagctggaggaggagttCTTG AAGATCCCCCCAAACTTTGTCAACCCGGAAGACCTGGACATCCCCGGCCACGCCTCCAAGGACCGCTACAAGACCATCCTGCCCA ATCCGCAGAGCCGCGTGCGTCTTGGCCGCGCCCAGAGCCGGGAGGACGGGGACTACATCAACGCCAACTACATCCGC ggctACGACGGGCAGGAGAAGGTCTACATCGCCACGCAGGGCCCTATGCCCAACACGGTGTCGGACTTCTGGGAGATGGTGTGGCAGGAAGGCGCCTCGCTCATCGTCATGCTCACTCAGCTCCGGGAGAGCAAGGAG AAATGCGTCCACTACTGGCCCACGGAGGAGGACACGTACGGGCCCTTCCGGATCCGCgtccaggaggagagagagctccCGGAATACTCTGTGCGGCGGCTCAGCATCCAG CACCAGGAGCAGTGCCGGTCGGTGAGGCACATCCTCTTCTCAGCCTGGCCTGACCACCAGACCCCGGAGTCCGCGGGGCCGCTGCTGCGCCTGGTGGCCGAGGTGGAGGATAGCCTGGAGACAGCAGCCGGCGCGGGGCCCGTCGTGGTCCACTGCAG TGCAGGCATTGGCCGGACCGGCTGCTTCATCGCCACCCGGATAGGCTGCCAGCAGCTGAGGGCCCGAGGGGAAGTGGACATCCTGGGCATCGTGTGCCAACTGCGTCTGGACAG GGGGGGCATGATCCAGACGGCGGAACAGTACCAGTTTCTGCACCACACCCTGGCCCTGTACGCCGCACAGCTGCCGGGGGAGCCCGGCCCCTGA
- the ARL8A gene encoding ADP-ribosylation factor-like protein 8A, whose amino-acid sequence MIALFNKLLDWFKALFWKEEMELTLVGLQYSGKTTFVNVIASGQFNEDMIPTVGFNMRKITKGNVTIKLWDIGGQPRFRSMWERYCRGVSAIVYMVDAADQEKIEASKNELHNLLDKPQLQGIPVLVLGNKRDLPGALDEKELIEKMNLSAIQDREICCYSISCKEKDNIDITLQWLIQHSKSRRS is encoded by the exons ATGATCGCTTTGTTCAACAAGCTGCTGGACTGGTTCAAGGCCCTGTTCTGGAAGGAGGAGATGGAGCTCACGCTGGTCGGGCTGCAGTATTCGGGCAAGACCACCTTCGTCAACGTGATCGCG TCGGGACAGTTCAACGAGGACATGATCCCCACGGTGGGGTTCAACATGCGCAAGATCACCAAGGGGAACGTGACCATCAAG CTCTGGGACATCGGGGGACAGCCCCGTTTCCGCAGCATGTGGGAGCGCTACTGCCGCGGCGTGAGCGCCATCGT GTACATGGTGGACGCCGCTGACCAGGAGAAGATCGAGGCCTCCAAGAACGAGCTGCACAACCTGCTGGACAAGCCCCAGCTGCAGGGGATCCCG gtCTTAGTCCTGGGAAACAAGCGAGACCTCCCCGGAGCGCTGGATGAGAAGGAGCTGATTGAGAAAAT gaaTCTATCTGCCATCCAGGACCGTGAGATCTGCTGCTACTCCATCTCCtgcaaagaaaaagacaacatCG ACATCACCCTACAGTGGCTTATCCAACACTCGAAGTCTCGGAGGAGCTGA